In a genomic window of Macaca nemestrina isolate mMacNem1 chromosome 18, mMacNem.hap1, whole genome shotgun sequence:
- the LOC105491262 gene encoding carbohydrate sulfotransferase 5 yields the protein MRLPRFSSRTVTVLLLAQTTCLLLFVVSRPGPSSPAGGEERVHVLVLSSWRSGSSFVGQLFSQHPDVFYLMEPAWHVWTTLSQGSAATLHMAVRDLMRSVFLCDMDVFDAYMPQSRNLSAFFKWATSRALCSPPACNAFPRGAISKENMCKTLCTRQPFSLAREACRSYSHVVLKEVRFFNLQVLYPLLRDPALNLRIVHLVRDPRAVLRSREATGPLLARDNGIVLGTNGRWVEADPQLRLMREVCRSHVRIAEAATLKPPPFLRGRYRLVRFEDLAREPLAEIRALYAFTGLTLTPQLKTWIHNITHGLGIGQPIEAFQTSSRNARNVSQAWRHALPFTKILRVQEVCADALQLLGYRPVYSEDQQRDLTLDLVLPRSPDHLSWASHD from the coding sequence ATGCGGCTGCCACGCTTCTCCAGCAGGACAGTGACCGTGCTCCTCCTGGCACAGACCACCTGCCTCCTGCTCTTCGTCGTCTCCCGGCCAGGACCTTCATCCCCAGCGGGCGGCGAGGAGCGTGTGCACGTGCTGGTGCTGTCCTCGTGGCGCTCAGGCTCGTCCTTCGTGGGCCAGCTCTTCAGCCAGCACCCCGACGTCTTCTACCTGATGGAGCCCGCGTGGCACGTGTGGACCACCCTGTCGCAAGGCAGCGCCGCAACGCTGCACATGGCCGTGCGCGACCTGATGCGCTCCGTCTTTTTGTGCGACATGGACGTGTTTGATGCCTACATGCCACAGAGCCGAAACCTGTCCGCCTTTTTCAAGTGGGCAACGAGCCGCGCGCTGTGCTCGCCGCCCGCCTGCAACGCCTTTCCCCGAGGCGCTATCAGCAAGGAGAACATGTGCAAGACACTGTGCACGCGGCAGCCCTTCAGCCTGGCCCGGGAGGCCTGCCGCTCCTACAGCCACGTGGTGCTCAAGGAGGTGCGCTTCTTCAACCTGCAGGTGCTCTACCCGCTGCTCAGAGACCCCGCACTCAACCTGCGCATCGTGCACCTGGTGCGCGACCCGCGGGCCGTGCTGCGCTCCCGGGAGGCGACGGGCCCACTACTGGCACGCGACAACGGCATCGTGCTGGGCACCAACGGCAGGTGGGTGGAGGCTGACCCTCAGCTGCGCCTGATGCGTGAGGTGTGTCGCAGCCATGTGCGCATCGCGGAGGCCGCCACACTCAAGCCGCCACCCTTCCTGCGCGGCCGCTACCGCCTGGTGCGCTTCGAGGACCTGGCGCGGGAGCCGCTGGCAGAGATCAGAGCACTCTACGCCTTCACCGGGCTGACCCTCACGCCCCAGCTCAAGACCTGGATCCACAACATCACCCACGGGTTGGGGATCGGCCAGCCAATCGAGGCCTTCCAGACTTCGTCTAGGAATGCGCGCAACGTCTCCCAGGCCTGGCGCCACGCGCTGCCCTTCACCAAGATCCTGCGCGTGCAGGAGGTGTGCGCCGACGCGCTGCAGCTGCTGGGCTACCGGCCTGTGTACTCTGAGGACCAGCAGCGTGACCTCACCCTGGATCTGGTGCTGCCACGAAGCCCAGACCACTTAAGCTGGGCGTCACATGACTGA